Proteins encoded within one genomic window of Saccharopolyspora pogona:
- a CDS encoding DeoR/GlpR family DNA-binding transcription regulator — protein sequence MLAAERHALITEMVRSAQIVSTDTLVRELAVSGETIRRDLVALEERGILTRVHGGAASTEPPISQEPPIEQRQRLGAGNKSKIGRAAASLVRDGQIIMIDVGTTAAALARALPPGLSATILTNSLVVASELADRPGLDVLVSGGRVRAGDLALSNATAAGFFADTYPDVAFLGSGGLHPEAGLTDYHLEEIAVRRTVLANAHRSYALVSSEKFGRIAGHHVCPLNQLTGVVVDTEPTGDLRDALADAAVEVIIS from the coding sequence ATGCTCGCCGCAGAACGCCATGCCCTGATCACCGAGATGGTGCGCAGCGCGCAGATCGTCAGCACGGACACGCTCGTGCGGGAACTGGCCGTCTCCGGGGAGACGATCCGGCGAGATCTCGTGGCGCTCGAGGAACGCGGGATCCTCACCCGCGTGCACGGCGGCGCGGCGAGCACCGAGCCGCCGATTTCACAGGAACCGCCCATCGAGCAGCGCCAACGCCTGGGCGCCGGGAACAAGAGCAAGATCGGTCGCGCAGCCGCCTCGCTCGTGCGGGACGGCCAGATCATCATGATCGACGTCGGAACGACCGCCGCCGCCTTGGCCCGGGCGCTCCCACCCGGACTGTCCGCCACCATCCTGACCAACTCGCTGGTCGTCGCCTCGGAACTGGCCGACCGCCCCGGACTCGACGTCCTGGTCTCGGGCGGCCGCGTGCGAGCCGGAGATCTCGCGCTGTCGAACGCAACCGCCGCCGGATTCTTCGCCGACACCTACCCGGACGTCGCCTTCCTCGGCTCGGGCGGCCTGCACCCCGAAGCCGGGCTCACCGACTACCACCTCGAGGAGATCGCGGTGCGCCGGACCGTGCTCGCCAACGCCCACCGCTCCTACGCCCTGGTCTCCAGCGAGAAGTTCGGCCGAATCGCCGGCCACCACGTCTGCCCACTCAACCAGCTCACCGGCGTCGTCGTCGACACCGAGCCCACCGGGGACCTGCGCGACGCGCTGGCCGACGCGGCCGTCGAAGTGATCATCTCCTGA
- a CDS encoding HpcH/HpaI aldolase family protein: protein MNQRIPNYRFAVWLSDPNCAAAEIARHLGYGAVVLDIEHGAFGLADLERFTPFLKALGFDVLAKVLAPERAPIQQALDFGADAVVLPHIKSAAHAREVTAFAKFPPAGDRSLAGGRTIGYSPYTDEWLAVEDARIRCYPMIEHAGALAEVEAILDLPTVDGVFVGPGDLSVRRDRGAYSRDAGDFADQRTIANAARAAGKHWVMPAWNEDEKKFALEHGAHQLALTMQHDALRVGLSAAFHEASALAEEVSS from the coding sequence GTGAACCAACGCATCCCGAATTACCGCTTCGCCGTGTGGCTGTCCGACCCGAACTGTGCTGCCGCCGAGATCGCTCGCCACCTCGGTTATGGTGCTGTCGTCCTCGACATCGAGCACGGCGCCTTCGGGCTCGCCGACCTGGAAAGATTCACACCATTTCTGAAGGCGCTCGGTTTCGACGTGCTCGCGAAGGTCCTCGCGCCCGAACGGGCGCCGATCCAGCAGGCACTGGACTTCGGAGCTGACGCCGTGGTGCTCCCGCACATCAAGAGTGCCGCGCACGCCAGAGAGGTGACCGCATTCGCCAAGTTCCCACCGGCGGGAGACCGCAGCCTGGCGGGAGGCCGCACCATCGGATACAGCCCTTACACCGACGAGTGGCTGGCGGTTGAGGACGCCCGCATCCGCTGCTACCCGATGATCGAGCATGCCGGTGCCCTCGCCGAGGTGGAGGCCATCCTCGATCTTCCGACTGTGGACGGGGTGTTCGTCGGTCCCGGTGATCTGTCGGTGCGGCGTGACCGCGGTGCCTATTCCAGGGACGCTGGCGACTTCGCCGATCAGCGCACGATCGCCAATGCTGCGCGGGCGGCCGGTAAGCACTGGGTCATGCCGGCTTGGAATGAGGACGAGAAGAAGTTCGCACTGGAGCACGGTGCGCATCAACTGGCTCTAACCATGCAGCACGACGCGTTACGCGTCGGGCTCAGCGCCGCGTTCCACGAAGCATCCGCGCTCGCCGAGGAGGTCTCGTCGTGA
- a CDS encoding xylulokinase, whose amino-acid sequence MSKYVMTYDCGTTSLKAALIDLEGTVVAEANETYALRQPQPGWAEQDPAELWEAVCRASRRLMSRSAAEDVVACVFVAPWKNIIPVDADGVVLHDSIIWLDSRAIEQAARLNEAVGEFVGTGQEYWPRLLWLKENEPEIWQRADKIIGLNTYLKWRATGRFVTEPSDDFIRSPKPEVADLYIRIIKAAGLVEDLGKFPEQTRSTDIVGSLTAAAARDLGLREGVPVLGGFGDLPAITAGVGRSGFKDVHIYFGTSSWLVSVVPDRSSLDAPLNFSFDADREGAVFALQTGCLAYDWATEQLYRAEKGVLGDSLHDFLAKEVASVEPGSLDLVATHWLAGELPPLSKNAKGIFLNLTTSHDRRHMLRAVMESICYTHRMNLERFSRSTGAQLESIRVVGGGATSGVWMQMLADVLQMRIEVPRAPRYTGALGAYYCAMIGLGQIADYDSIVDEVPIERVFAPNPENEAVYDRLYDVYRQLSPALRDVFDQLNGKY is encoded by the coding sequence GTGTCGAAGTACGTGATGACCTACGACTGCGGGACGACGTCGCTGAAAGCCGCGCTGATCGACCTCGAGGGGACCGTCGTCGCAGAGGCGAACGAGACCTACGCGCTGCGCCAGCCCCAGCCCGGGTGGGCCGAGCAGGATCCCGCCGAGTTATGGGAGGCCGTGTGCCGGGCGAGCCGTCGGCTCATGTCCCGCTCGGCGGCGGAGGACGTCGTCGCCTGCGTCTTCGTGGCGCCGTGGAAGAACATCATCCCGGTCGATGCCGACGGAGTCGTGCTGCACGATTCGATCATCTGGCTCGACTCGCGGGCGATCGAGCAGGCGGCCCGGCTCAACGAGGCGGTCGGGGAGTTCGTCGGTACCGGGCAGGAGTACTGGCCGCGTCTGCTGTGGCTCAAGGAGAACGAGCCCGAGATCTGGCAGCGCGCTGACAAGATCATCGGGCTGAACACCTACCTCAAGTGGCGGGCCACCGGGCGGTTCGTGACCGAACCCTCCGACGACTTCATCCGGTCGCCCAAGCCCGAGGTCGCCGATCTGTACATCCGCATCATCAAGGCGGCCGGCCTCGTGGAGGACCTGGGGAAGTTCCCGGAACAGACCCGCTCGACCGATATCGTGGGGTCGCTGACCGCTGCGGCTGCCCGCGATCTCGGCCTGCGTGAAGGCGTGCCGGTGCTCGGCGGGTTCGGCGACCTGCCTGCGATCACCGCGGGGGTCGGACGATCCGGCTTCAAAGACGTCCACATCTACTTCGGGACGTCGTCGTGGTTGGTCAGCGTCGTGCCCGATCGCAGTTCGCTGGACGCGCCGCTGAACTTCAGCTTCGACGCGGATCGGGAGGGCGCGGTGTTCGCGCTGCAGACCGGCTGCCTGGCCTATGACTGGGCGACCGAGCAGCTGTACCGGGCGGAGAAGGGCGTCCTCGGAGATTCCCTGCACGACTTCCTGGCGAAGGAGGTGGCCTCGGTCGAGCCCGGATCGCTCGACCTCGTCGCGACGCATTGGCTGGCCGGTGAACTGCCGCCGCTGTCCAAGAACGCCAAGGGGATCTTCCTCAACCTGACGACCTCCCACGACCGCCGGCACATGCTGCGGGCCGTCATGGAGAGCATCTGCTACACGCACCGGATGAACCTCGAACGGTTCTCGAGGAGCACCGGCGCCCAACTGGAGAGCATCCGCGTGGTCGGCGGGGGAGCGACCAGTGGGGTCTGGATGCAGATGCTCGCCGACGTCCTCCAGATGCGTATCGAAGTTCCCCGGGCACCGCGCTACACCGGCGCTCTGGGGGCCTACTACTGCGCGATGATCGGGTTGGGCCAGATCGCCGACTACGACTCGATCGTCGACGAGGTGCCCATCGAGCGGGTGTTCGCCCCGAACCCGGAAAACGAAGCGGTCTACGACCGGCTCTACGACGTCTACCGCCAGCTCTCCCCGGCACTGCGTGATGTGTTCGACCAGCTAAACGGCAAGTACTGA
- a CDS encoding carbon-nitrogen hydrolase family protein, which produces MLPIAVAQFAPTSDKKCNADKISDHVRSAAEAGARVIVLPEFAMFSVQGMDERFLRSAEPLSGQFVRSLGHLAAAHTITIVCGFNETSDDPDRIHNTLVAINEDGRIAATYRKVHLYDAFGYTESTRVRPGKIDKPELFEVDGIRFGMQTCYDVRFPEVTRRIVDAGADVLLLPAAWVPGPLKEDHWSTLVRARAIENTMYVAACGQTAPGGVGRSTIVDPMGVQLASLGEADGVAVAEVSADRIAEVRAINPALELRRFAVIER; this is translated from the coding sequence ATGCTCCCCATCGCTGTGGCCCAGTTCGCCCCCACCAGCGACAAGAAATGCAATGCCGACAAGATCAGCGACCACGTGCGGTCCGCGGCTGAGGCTGGTGCGCGTGTGATCGTGCTTCCTGAATTCGCCATGTTCTCGGTTCAGGGAATGGATGAGCGGTTCCTGCGGTCAGCCGAACCCCTGAGCGGTCAGTTCGTCCGGAGCTTGGGGCACTTGGCTGCAGCCCACACCATCACGATCGTGTGCGGCTTCAACGAGACCAGCGACGACCCCGACCGCATCCACAACACACTCGTCGCGATCAACGAGGACGGACGCATCGCAGCGACCTACCGCAAAGTGCACCTCTATGACGCGTTCGGGTACACCGAGTCCACCCGGGTGCGGCCGGGCAAGATCGACAAACCCGAGCTCTTCGAAGTCGACGGCATCCGGTTCGGCATGCAAACCTGCTACGACGTGCGTTTTCCCGAGGTGACCAGGCGGATCGTCGACGCTGGCGCGGACGTGCTCTTGCTGCCCGCCGCTTGGGTGCCGGGCCCCCTCAAAGAGGATCACTGGTCCACTTTGGTGCGAGCACGGGCCATCGAGAACACCATGTATGTGGCTGCCTGCGGCCAAACCGCGCCAGGCGGCGTCGGCCGAAGCACGATCGTCGACCCGATGGGTGTGCAGCTCGCCTCACTCGGCGAGGCGGACGGAGTCGCCGTCGCCGAAGTCTCTGCCGACCGGATTGCCGAAGTTCGTGCCATCAATCCGGCCCTCGAATTACGGCGGTTTGCCGTCATCGAACGTTGA
- a CDS encoding M81 family metallopeptidase produces MTEFRQESNSFSPVRSTLEQWRQGGILDPEQVHESLAGKPCAIGGMIQALEDHAADAEVVHGTVMFSQSGGIAEQAVMDHYLERLVPQLEACLPLDGVLLSFHGALQTTEFDDPEAEITRRVREIVGDRCVIATSTDLHGYISQDLVRDADLIVGYQTYPHVDFFETGYRTAKLALEAIAGGTLEMAWVPIPMIVSASAYNTLEGPFRDLIEHGRAMVDEGRIIDFTVYQMQPWLDLAEGNSSAVVIAADRESAAAGARELAQRLYAARHEFTPNLMSIDEIIDLAEDPDTPKPVILVDSADSCNAGAPGDSMAVAARLLERGSEIRAATVVNDPAAAAEAHRIGIGGRATFEVGRAHDPNAVSIKAEGYVRSVHDGEFAQEGPAGRGMINRIGTTTVLRFGTLDTVVCEWMAGNGDPQLYRAFGIEPTLYDLVVVKANTSFRAAYTKFAGLICEADTPGSAAADLSRLDFRRLPKSMYPWTDTEEIEYPVHFGRDRSTTGGRA; encoded by the coding sequence ATGACCGAGTTCCGCCAGGAGAGCAATTCCTTCAGCCCCGTCCGCTCGACCCTGGAGCAGTGGCGCCAGGGAGGGATCCTGGATCCGGAGCAGGTCCACGAGTCCCTGGCGGGCAAGCCGTGCGCCATCGGCGGAATGATCCAGGCCCTGGAGGACCACGCGGCCGACGCTGAAGTCGTGCACGGGACCGTCATGTTCTCGCAGAGCGGGGGCATCGCAGAACAAGCCGTCATGGACCACTACCTCGAGCGACTGGTTCCGCAGCTCGAGGCGTGCCTGCCGCTGGACGGGGTGCTGTTGTCGTTCCACGGCGCCCTGCAGACGACCGAGTTCGACGACCCCGAGGCGGAGATCACGCGGCGGGTTCGTGAGATCGTGGGCGACCGATGCGTGATCGCGACCTCGACGGATTTGCACGGCTACATCTCGCAAGACCTCGTCCGGGACGCCGACCTCATCGTCGGGTACCAGACCTACCCGCACGTCGACTTCTTCGAAACCGGTTACCGCACGGCGAAGTTGGCGTTGGAGGCGATCGCCGGCGGCACGTTGGAGATGGCTTGGGTACCGATCCCGATGATCGTTTCCGCGTCCGCGTACAACACGCTCGAAGGCCCGTTCCGGGATTTGATCGAGCACGGACGTGCGATGGTCGACGAAGGTCGCATCATCGACTTCACCGTCTACCAGATGCAGCCCTGGCTGGACCTGGCCGAGGGCAATTCCTCGGCCGTGGTCATCGCAGCGGACCGGGAATCAGCTGCGGCCGGTGCCCGCGAGTTGGCCCAGCGGCTCTACGCAGCGCGCCACGAGTTCACCCCGAACCTGATGTCGATCGACGAGATCATCGACCTCGCCGAGGACCCTGACACACCGAAACCCGTGATCCTGGTTGACTCCGCGGACTCGTGCAACGCCGGTGCTCCCGGGGACAGCATGGCCGTGGCCGCGCGCCTGCTGGAGCGCGGGTCGGAGATTCGCGCGGCCACGGTGGTCAACGATCCGGCTGCAGCCGCCGAAGCGCACCGGATCGGAATCGGCGGGCGCGCAACTTTCGAGGTCGGCCGCGCACACGACCCGAACGCCGTCTCGATCAAGGCCGAGGGCTACGTCCGCTCGGTCCACGATGGTGAGTTCGCGCAGGAAGGCCCGGCCGGCCGAGGAATGATCAATCGCATAGGGACGACCACGGTGCTGCGGTTCGGCACCCTCGACACCGTCGTCTGCGAGTGGATGGCGGGAAACGGCGACCCGCAGCTCTACCGGGCCTTCGGGATCGAGCCGACCTTGTACGACCTCGTGGTGGTCAAGGCCAACACGTCGTTCCGCGCCGCCTACACCAAGTTCGCGGGACTCATCTGCGAAGCCGATACACCGGGATCGGCCGCGGCCGACCTGAGCCGATTGGACTTCCGCCGGTTGCCGAAGTCGATGTACCCGTGGACCGATACCGAAGAGATCGAGTACCCGGTGCATTTCGGCCGGGACCGCTCGACAACCGGCGGTCGGGCCTAG
- a CDS encoding GntR family transcriptional regulator encodes MAVDAPSQVDSRRQRPAAGRVYDWLRDGIITGRLAEGTFLDEVWVAESVGTSRTPVREAFHRLNAERFIDLLPRKGAQVHVVTARELDEVNATRMLIEGHAGSALCADRVGAPREMHELLDLMEEAERALDWLQAVQLNWRFHRSMVSAHGNVVLTEMYDTLQARQQRVGLRALESSPARVPVIDEQHRGIVRALDDHDSDRLQRLLGEHLMPAPEVTAVLGSDAHRM; translated from the coding sequence ATGGCTGTCGATGCACCCAGTCAGGTCGATTCGCGGCGCCAGCGGCCCGCCGCAGGGCGGGTCTACGACTGGTTGCGCGATGGGATCATCACCGGCCGGCTGGCCGAGGGCACCTTCCTCGATGAGGTGTGGGTCGCGGAGTCCGTCGGCACTTCCCGCACGCCGGTGCGCGAAGCGTTCCACCGCCTCAACGCCGAGCGGTTCATCGACCTGTTGCCCCGCAAGGGAGCGCAGGTGCACGTGGTCACTGCCCGCGAGCTCGACGAGGTCAACGCGACTCGGATGTTGATCGAAGGGCACGCTGGCAGCGCGCTGTGCGCAGACCGCGTCGGCGCCCCCCGGGAGATGCATGAACTTCTCGATCTCATGGAGGAGGCCGAGCGCGCGCTCGATTGGCTCCAGGCCGTTCAGCTGAACTGGCGGTTCCACCGCTCGATGGTGAGCGCGCACGGAAATGTGGTGCTCACCGAGATGTACGACACCTTGCAGGCGCGGCAACAACGTGTCGGGCTCCGGGCGCTCGAGTCCAGCCCGGCCCGGGTCCCAGTCATCGACGAACAGCACCGGGGCATCGTCAGAGCACTCGATGACCACGACAGCGACAGGCTGCAGCGCCTGCTCGGCGAGCATCTGATGCCGGCGCCCGAGGTGACCGCAGTTCTCGGGTCGGACGCCCACCGGATGTGA
- a CDS encoding MFS transporter has translation MSTSEVSAEVAAPSRVGRVRWKIAGVLGIGAFVNYIDRVNLSIAAPEIMRDFDISAAQMGIVSSAFLWTYAVLQMPIGSVIDKIGVRWVNRVGVTLWALASFLSAAAGGLGLVIIARLILGIGEAPSVPAAWKAIGQWFPKQERGTATAIFDGSSKMSNVLGIPIMAFLVSAFSWHAAFIFTGVLSVVFLLVWWILYRTPKQALASGRLTAQEYALIRDGGAEDEDARTSGSLNGLGYLLRRRKTWGLTLGFASYTYAYYVLLTWLPGYLEKQFGVNLLKGGLYTMIPWLVAVIAQFHIAGVLMDRWIARTAQATRVRRIILVTSMLTSLAVVGAAYANSITVAITFLSIGAAGLAVSVPAGSSIVSLIAPHGYTGTMGGIVNFIANTIGIAAPIVTGIVVDSTGSFAWAFIVTGFVIVAGIISYTLVLGRMDRIDPPPAAVTAARP, from the coding sequence GTGAGCACGTCCGAGGTCTCCGCCGAGGTGGCGGCACCGAGTCGTGTCGGCCGGGTCCGTTGGAAGATCGCCGGCGTGCTCGGCATCGGTGCCTTCGTCAACTACATCGACCGCGTCAATCTCTCTATCGCGGCTCCGGAGATCATGCGTGACTTCGACATCTCGGCCGCGCAAATGGGGATCGTTTCGTCGGCGTTCTTGTGGACTTACGCCGTCCTGCAGATGCCCATCGGATCGGTCATCGACAAGATCGGCGTGCGCTGGGTCAACCGGGTCGGTGTCACCCTCTGGGCGCTGGCCTCATTCCTCTCGGCGGCGGCCGGTGGTCTCGGCCTAGTGATCATCGCCCGCCTGATCCTCGGCATCGGTGAGGCACCGTCGGTTCCCGCGGCGTGGAAGGCGATCGGGCAGTGGTTCCCCAAGCAGGAACGGGGCACGGCCACAGCCATCTTCGATGGTTCCTCCAAAATGTCGAACGTGCTCGGGATCCCGATCATGGCCTTTCTCGTGTCGGCGTTCAGCTGGCACGCGGCGTTCATCTTCACCGGTGTGCTGAGCGTGGTCTTCCTGCTGGTCTGGTGGATCCTCTACCGCACGCCCAAGCAGGCACTCGCGAGCGGACGTCTCACCGCGCAGGAATACGCCCTCATCAGGGATGGCGGGGCCGAGGACGAAGACGCCCGAACAAGTGGATCGCTCAACGGTCTCGGGTATCTCCTCCGGCGCAGGAAGACGTGGGGCCTGACCTTGGGGTTCGCCTCGTACACCTATGCCTACTACGTCCTGCTGACGTGGCTACCGGGCTACCTCGAGAAGCAGTTCGGCGTGAATCTGCTCAAAGGTGGCCTTTACACGATGATTCCGTGGTTGGTGGCGGTCATCGCGCAGTTCCACATCGCCGGAGTGCTGATGGATCGATGGATCGCTCGCACCGCACAGGCCACGCGGGTACGCCGCATCATCCTCGTCACCAGCATGCTGACCTCGCTAGCGGTCGTCGGCGCGGCTTATGCGAACTCTATTACTGTCGCGATCACTTTCCTCTCGATCGGTGCCGCCGGTCTGGCCGTGTCGGTTCCCGCAGGCTCGAGCATCGTGTCCTTGATCGCTCCCCACGGATACACCGGGACCATGGGAGGAATCGTCAACTTCATCGCCAACACGATCGGAATCGCGGCGCCCATCGTCACAGGAATCGTGGTGGACAGCACCGGATCGTTCGCATGGGCTTTCATCGTCACCGGATTCGTGATCGTGGCCGGAATCATCAGTTACACCCTCGTCCTCGGACGGATGGACCGCATCGACCCGCCTCCGGCAGCTGTGACCGCCGCACGCCCATGA
- a CDS encoding MFS transporter — protein MDRHTPGKYAALSGCTLMLSLIYMSLTSWSVAVNELATSLRLSPEAVQFGSAALIAGYAIGGFVQGKLIERFGWRPTFTGVIIAFLIASALIPVVQNYGVILLLRFVQGWGCMVTVTSAVVSSWFPTRERGLAIGVLLGAIGLGSALGGYVAGVLTPAIGWQNTFWLISVATVVGAVLFYALVRQAPPLEEERTLADAGPALRIRSIYREPKLWLLGLMVMCCFFNAYGMYAYLAQYLYTLDYTSAQVGLVVLLNGLIAVVSTPVGGWISDRLVARKGALRARTWTNAWVALLVAAVGCALVPHVAPLGLGAAVLIAVVAGWGTPATNGPGLSLPSDLFGSAAAGPGVGLVLLVAGAGGIISPILVPYIASVSNWTVGWYVTAGAAVVGLLINLVLGSERSSQAADERPLITAKEA, from the coding sequence ATGGATCGCCACACACCTGGCAAGTACGCCGCTCTGAGCGGGTGCACGCTGATGTTGTCCCTGATCTACATGTCGCTGACATCGTGGTCCGTCGCGGTGAACGAACTGGCCACGAGCCTGCGGCTGTCCCCGGAAGCGGTTCAGTTCGGTTCCGCCGCGCTAATCGCCGGGTACGCGATCGGCGGCTTCGTGCAGGGCAAGCTGATCGAGCGGTTCGGTTGGCGGCCTACGTTCACCGGGGTGATCATCGCGTTCCTCATCGCATCGGCGCTGATCCCGGTGGTGCAGAACTACGGCGTGATCCTGCTCCTGCGCTTCGTGCAGGGATGGGGCTGCATGGTCACGGTCACCAGCGCGGTGGTCAGTTCCTGGTTCCCGACGCGGGAACGCGGCCTGGCCATCGGGGTGCTGCTCGGCGCCATCGGCCTGGGGTCGGCGTTGGGAGGTTACGTCGCGGGCGTGCTCACCCCGGCCATCGGTTGGCAGAACACTTTCTGGTTGATCAGCGTGGCGACTGTGGTCGGAGCTGTGCTGTTCTACGCACTGGTCCGGCAGGCGCCACCTCTGGAGGAGGAACGGACGCTCGCCGATGCCGGACCTGCTCTTCGCATTCGCAGCATCTACCGGGAGCCCAAGCTGTGGCTGCTGGGCCTGATGGTGATGTGCTGTTTCTTCAACGCCTACGGCATGTACGCCTACCTCGCGCAGTACCTGTACACCCTCGACTACACCTCGGCGCAGGTCGGCCTGGTAGTCCTGCTGAACGGCCTGATCGCGGTCGTGTCGACCCCGGTCGGTGGCTGGATCTCCGATCGCCTGGTGGCTCGCAAGGGGGCGCTGCGGGCACGCACCTGGACCAATGCGTGGGTGGCGCTCCTGGTGGCTGCGGTCGGCTGCGCGCTCGTCCCGCACGTCGCCCCGCTGGGTCTTGGTGCGGCCGTGCTGATCGCGGTGGTGGCCGGCTGGGGGACACCGGCCACCAATGGTCCTGGACTGTCGTTGCCGTCGGACCTGTTCGGTAGTGCCGCCGCCGGCCCCGGCGTCGGTCTGGTCCTGCTGGTCGCCGGTGCCGGCGGGATCATCTCGCCGATCCTGGTGCCCTACATCGCTTCGGTCAGCAACTGGACCGTCGGCTGGTACGTCACGGCGGGCGCCGCAGTGGTCGGTCTGCTGATCAACCTCGTGCTGGGGTCCGAGCGGTCGTCTCAAGCGGCCGACGAGCGACCCCTCATTACCGCCAAGGAGGCGTGA
- a CDS encoding trans-sulfuration enzyme family protein has translation MSNPSPPPSRPNKHDPATLAFQTQTVHSGNQADVGTGAIRTPIIMANSYALPEDPYTLDPDNPDLLVYTRESGANQLALQSKLATLDGGEDAVVLGTGVAALHAMFFTHLNAGDHVIVSDVTYSAVWRLFAELLPVKSGIEATFVDVTDLDAVRAAIRPTTRIIHTEVIANPTVKTADIQALADIAHAEDALLTVDSTCTPPPMFRPLEHGADLVVHSLTKYINGHGDAMGGAVIGPRELILPIKTEAMINVGAAISPFNAWLISRGSITLPLRLRQHLANAQRVAEFLDSDPRVLHVAYPGLPSHPQHQLAKRQFGGQDFGAMIAFALDADHDTRNAFVNSLRLITSAVSLGHDETLIVYEDTPADRAAMFPEVFRTHGLLRLAVGLEDPDDLIADLAAALDTAVPAH, from the coding sequence ATGTCAAACCCGAGCCCTCCGCCTTCCAGGCCTAATAAGCACGATCCGGCGACACTCGCCTTCCAGACCCAGACGGTGCACAGCGGGAATCAGGCTGACGTCGGCACGGGTGCAATCCGTACACCGATCATCATGGCGAACTCCTACGCCCTGCCAGAGGACCCGTACACGCTTGACCCGGACAACCCTGACCTGCTCGTCTACACACGTGAGTCCGGCGCGAACCAGCTCGCGCTCCAGAGCAAGCTCGCCACCCTCGACGGAGGCGAGGACGCGGTCGTGCTGGGCACCGGTGTGGCGGCTTTGCACGCCATGTTCTTTACTCACCTGAACGCCGGGGATCACGTCATCGTCTCCGATGTCACTTACAGCGCCGTATGGCGGCTGTTCGCCGAGCTGCTGCCCGTCAAGTCGGGCATCGAGGCGACATTCGTCGACGTCACGGATCTTGATGCCGTGCGTGCGGCGATTCGTCCCACCACGCGGATCATCCACACCGAGGTCATCGCCAACCCAACCGTAAAAACAGCCGACATCCAGGCCCTGGCCGACATCGCCCATGCGGAAGACGCGCTGCTGACAGTGGACTCCACCTGCACGCCTCCACCGATGTTCCGTCCGCTGGAGCACGGCGCCGACCTGGTGGTGCATTCCCTGACCAAGTACATCAACGGGCACGGCGACGCGATGGGCGGAGCCGTCATCGGGCCGCGGGAACTGATCCTCCCGATCAAAACCGAGGCCATGATCAACGTGGGCGCTGCCATATCCCCGTTCAACGCATGGCTGATCTCCCGCGGGTCGATCACGCTGCCACTTCGCCTGCGTCAGCACCTCGCCAACGCCCAGCGCGTGGCGGAGTTCTTGGACAGCGACCCCCGCGTGCTACACGTCGCCTACCCGGGACTGCCGTCACACCCGCAGCACCAGCTCGCCAAGCGGCAATTCGGCGGACAAGACTTCGGCGCGATGATCGCATTCGCTCTCGATGCCGATCATGACACCCGCAATGCCTTCGTCAACAGCCTGCGGCTGATCACCTCCGCAGTGTCTCTGGGCCACGACGAGACCCTCATCGTCTACGAGGACACCCCCGCCGACCGTGCCGCCATGTTCCCCGAGGTGTTCCGCACCCACGGCCTGCTGCGTCTGGCGGTGGGGCTCGAAGATCCCGATGACCTCATCGCGGACCTGGCTGCAGCCCTGGATACGGCGGTGCCCGCACACTGA